The following proteins are encoded in a genomic region of Natrinema sp. DC36:
- a CDS encoding cupin domain-containing protein, which translates to MEKVAIDDVDIETNPMDVHSIRRPVSDALGFSDFAMNYFELEPGESFSGGLHTHHDQEEVFYVQQGTATFETRASQRDAADASGDEEVTVAEDEVIRFAPGDFQHGYNDTDERVVGFAFGAPKSKHDWDQIESIIYCQDCEDELGHGLELTDDGDFRLTCTECGNSFTP; encoded by the coding sequence ATGGAGAAAGTCGCTATCGACGACGTCGACATCGAAACCAACCCGATGGATGTTCACTCGATCAGACGGCCGGTTTCGGACGCGCTCGGATTTTCGGACTTCGCGATGAACTACTTCGAACTCGAGCCGGGAGAGTCCTTTTCGGGCGGCCTACACACCCATCACGATCAGGAGGAGGTCTTCTACGTCCAGCAGGGGACCGCGACGTTCGAGACGCGCGCGTCGCAACGCGACGCGGCCGACGCGAGCGGGGACGAGGAGGTGACGGTGGCCGAGGACGAGGTGATTCGGTTCGCGCCCGGTGACTTCCAGCACGGCTACAACGACACCGACGAGCGGGTCGTCGGCTTCGCCTTCGGTGCGCCCAAGTCGAAACACGACTGGGACCAGATCGAGTCGATAATCTACTGTCAGGACTGCGAGGACGAGCTCGGGCACGGCCTCGAACTGACGGACGACGGTGACTTCCGGCTGACGTGTACCGAGTGTGGCAACTCGTTTACGCCCTGA
- a CDS encoding sodium/proline symporter codes for MSSVALLATLAVLAPLQGGIPVANEPIIVAFGGVYLLLVVAIGVWGWRQTNTTDDFLITGKSIGTWVLAMTAFSVIQSGFGFVGGPELVYAFGTTSLWIFFSAPIGFLLTWVVLAKRLRVLADVRNVLTLPDAMFVRYESEWVRGLGGLAVFLGVIAYLAVNLAALQFVMRAIFGIPLFWGLVGGAFILLLYSMLGGMIAGVWTDFVQAITMITGAVFVFVYAMSFGGGMENISRNLASADPALISPFGALGGAETAILVGLAWWILFSVGSAGQPHLITKFYMSRNLTILKWGAPIAAISYAISSMIAFSAGLSMRAMVEAGEIEETFSASEVGPVFVLEHTPDVLAGLILAALLAAIMSTSDSFLNIGAAAVSRDIPRALGRPITDDKTELRVTQAALATITVLSTVVVFYSDALVGILGAISWGFFAAAFVPVVVLGMNWKGATKWGAIASLVLGMGLNIVYNVIPEAASVTGDEWLVELISGTLYPYPPEVPAEAIILLVVMVVFVFVSVATQDGERFPADLNTLFER; via the coding sequence ATGAGTAGCGTCGCCCTCCTCGCGACCCTCGCAGTGCTCGCGCCGCTACAGGGGGGGATACCGGTCGCGAACGAACCGATCATCGTCGCCTTCGGTGGGGTGTATCTGCTGCTCGTCGTCGCGATCGGCGTCTGGGGCTGGCGACAGACGAACACGACCGACGACTTCCTGATCACCGGCAAGAGCATCGGCACGTGGGTGCTCGCGATGACCGCCTTCTCGGTGATTCAGTCGGGGTTCGGATTCGTCGGCGGTCCCGAACTCGTCTACGCCTTCGGGACGACTTCGCTGTGGATCTTTTTCTCGGCACCCATCGGGTTCCTGCTCACGTGGGTGGTGCTCGCGAAGCGACTCCGCGTGCTCGCCGACGTGCGCAACGTCCTGACCCTGCCCGACGCGATGTTCGTTCGCTACGAGAGCGAGTGGGTCCGGGGACTCGGCGGCCTGGCGGTCTTCCTCGGCGTGATCGCGTACCTTGCGGTGAACCTGGCCGCACTCCAGTTCGTCATGCGCGCCATCTTCGGGATTCCCCTCTTCTGGGGCCTGGTCGGGGGCGCGTTCATCCTGCTGCTCTACAGCATGCTCGGCGGAATGATCGCCGGCGTCTGGACAGACTTCGTCCAGGCGATCACCATGATCACCGGTGCGGTGTTCGTCTTCGTCTACGCGATGTCCTTCGGCGGCGGTATGGAGAACATCTCTCGCAACCTAGCGAGCGCCGATCCCGCGCTGATCTCGCCGTTCGGCGCGCTGGGCGGCGCGGAGACCGCCATCCTCGTCGGCCTCGCCTGGTGGATCCTCTTCTCGGTCGGGTCGGCCGGCCAGCCCCACCTCATCACGAAGTTCTACATGAGTCGGAACCTCACGATCCTCAAATGGGGCGCCCCGATCGCGGCCATCTCCTACGCCATCTCGAGCATGATCGCCTTCTCAGCCGGCCTCTCGATGCGCGCGATGGTCGAGGCCGGCGAGATCGAGGAGACGTTCAGCGCGAGTGAGGTCGGCCCGGTGTTCGTCCTCGAGCACACGCCGGACGTTCTGGCCGGGTTGATCCTGGCGGCGCTGTTGGCGGCGATCATGTCCACCAGCGACTCGTTCCTCAACATCGGTGCGGCCGCCGTCTCCCGAGACATCCCGCGGGCGCTCGGTCGTCCGATCACGGACGACAAGACGGAACTTCGCGTCACCCAGGCGGCGCTGGCGACGATCACCGTCCTCTCGACGGTCGTCGTCTTCTACTCTGACGCGCTGGTGGGCATCCTCGGGGCAATCAGTTGGGGCTTCTTCGCCGCGGCGTTCGTCCCCGTCGTGGTGCTCGGGATGAACTGGAAGGGCGCGACGAAGTGGGGTGCGATCGCTTCACTGGTCCTCGGGATGGGGTTGAACATCGTGTACAACGTGATCCCGGAGGCCGCGTCCGTCACGGGCGACGAGTGGCTCGTCGAACTGATCTCGGGAACGCTCTACCCCTACCCGCCGGAGGTCCCGGCCGAGGCGATCATCCTGCTGGTCGTGATGGTCGTCTTCGTCTTCGTCTCCGTCGCGACCCAGGACGGCGAGCGGTTCCCCGCCGACCTCAACACGCTGTTCGAACGATGA
- a CDS encoding AMP-binding protein, protein MTWHITLDHDSYDDARESFAWDVPDAFNAAADLVSKHEGGDRVALYQAHSDGRRERYTFDDLDERSNAVAAALASRGVERGDRVAVVVPQKPANVLTHLACWKLGATSLPLSVLFGDDALRYRLTDSGARVAVVDDSQRETIRAVAPDCPDLEHVLVVDGDTETDEMGEATAGRFDDAIDWGITDYDRAETDVDTPAIVMYTSGSTGSPKGVLHTHGVWLGHCPAFQMYFERDIRDDDAVFWTPADWAWIGALGDLVFPAWHYGRPVVGYPMGSFDADSAFEIMAEFDVTHAFLPPTAIRMLMEVDDPTEAYDLSLRAICSGGEPLTAEILEWADAELEGTVVNELYGQTEANLLVTNCREWFPAKAGSMGKPVPGHDVAVLDSETGERVESGEIGEVAVRRGDDPVVFEEYWNAPEKTESVTLEVDGERWHLTGDLAERDEEGYCWFVSRDDDLIITSGYRVGPREVEEAILEHEAVAQVGVVGVPDQTRGELIKAVVEPADGAISAEDDADGLRADIRDLVRDRLAEYEYPRVIEFRDELPQTTTGKIRRTELKAE, encoded by the coding sequence ATGACCTGGCACATCACCCTCGACCACGACTCGTACGACGACGCCCGAGAATCGTTCGCGTGGGACGTCCCCGATGCGTTCAACGCCGCGGCCGACCTCGTCTCGAAACACGAGGGCGGCGACCGGGTCGCGCTCTATCAAGCGCACTCGGACGGCCGCCGCGAGCGGTACACCTTCGACGACCTCGACGAAAGATCGAACGCGGTCGCGGCCGCCCTCGCGTCCCGCGGCGTCGAGCGCGGCGACCGCGTCGCGGTCGTCGTCCCGCAGAAACCGGCGAACGTTCTGACCCACCTCGCCTGCTGGAAGCTGGGTGCGACCTCGCTACCGCTGTCGGTGCTGTTCGGCGACGACGCGCTCAGGTACCGGCTCACGGATAGCGGCGCCCGCGTCGCCGTCGTGGACGACTCCCAGCGCGAGACGATCCGCGCCGTCGCGCCCGATTGCCCCGACCTCGAGCACGTGCTCGTGGTCGACGGCGACACCGAGACGGACGAGATGGGCGAGGCGACCGCGGGGCGCTTCGACGACGCGATCGACTGGGGGATCACCGACTACGACCGCGCCGAGACGGATGTCGACACGCCGGCGATCGTCATGTACACGAGCGGATCGACGGGGTCGCCGAAGGGCGTCCTCCACACCCACGGCGTCTGGCTCGGCCACTGTCCGGCGTTCCAGATGTACTTCGAGCGGGATATCCGTGACGACGACGCCGTCTTCTGGACGCCCGCCGACTGGGCCTGGATCGGGGCGCTGGGCGACCTCGTCTTCCCCGCGTGGCACTACGGCCGGCCCGTCGTCGGCTATCCCATGGGCTCGTTCGACGCCGACAGCGCCTTCGAGATCATGGCGGAGTTCGACGTCACCCACGCGTTCCTCCCGCCGACGGCGATCCGGATGCTGATGGAGGTCGACGACCCGACCGAGGCGTACGACCTCTCGCTGCGCGCCATCTGCTCGGGCGGCGAACCCCTCACCGCCGAAATCCTCGAGTGGGCCGACGCGGAACTCGAGGGAACGGTCGTCAACGAACTCTACGGCCAGACGGAGGCGAACCTGCTCGTGACGAACTGCCGGGAGTGGTTCCCCGCCAAGGCCGGCAGCATGGGAAAGCCCGTGCCCGGCCACGACGTGGCGGTCCTCGATTCGGAGACGGGCGAGCGCGTCGAGTCTGGCGAGATCGGCGAGGTCGCCGTCCGCCGGGGGGACGACCCCGTCGTCTTCGAGGAGTACTGGAACGCCCCGGAGAAGACCGAGTCAGTTACGCTCGAAGTCGACGGCGAGCGCTGGCATCTCACGGGCGACCTCGCCGAGCGCGACGAGGAGGGCTACTGCTGGTTCGTCTCCCGGGACGACGACCTCATCATCACCAGCGGCTACCGCGTCGGCCCGCGCGAGGTCGAGGAGGCGATCTTGGAACACGAGGCGGTCGCCCAGGTGGGCGTCGTTGGCGTACCGGACCAGACGCGAGGTGAGCTCATCAAAGCGGTCGTCGAACCAGCGGACGGCGCGATCTCCGCCGAGGACGACGCCGACGGACTACGCGCGGATATACGCGATCTCGTCCGAGACCGACTCGCCGAGTACGAGTATCCCCGGGTAATCGAGTTCCGCGACGAACTCCCCCAGACGACGACCGGGAAGATCCGGCGAACGGAGTTGAAAGCGGAGTGA
- a CDS encoding YcaO-like family protein codes for MQVHVVGDDPVREAVVAALDDVDIGVRDAEPSSLTDARFAVVSDVAGSATFDRANEAARSGGTPWIAVEIGGIGGHPIPAVDAAISGFAPATGCFDCLRTRVASNLEERADAPQADRAGARLAGAIAGRECVRVLSGDERSIIGRVREVPHARREFLPVPGCVCADADRDRSLERDAETLALDEAVERAERAIDDRVGPVSSIAEVESFPAPYYLATVAETTAYSDASAPRQAAGVADDWNGALMKAVGEGLERYCAGVYRDSEFVHASEDDLENAVAPTALVRPADAPAYDSGEEHRWVPGEALETGDPTHLPAAAVQFPQPGESLVPAITTGLGLGSSTVDALVSGLTEVIERDATMLAWYSTFEPLGLSVETDAFATLERRARSEGLSVTPLLVTQDIDVPVVTVAVHREPDALEGDEPISATDDAWPDFAVGSAAGLDAAAAATAALEEALQNWMELRSLGPDEAADAGGAIGEYASFPKRAREFVDADRTIPVASVGPDSVPTGLDRLETLCSRTADAGLTPFAARLTTRDVESIGFEAVRVVVPGAQPLFTDEPFFGERARTIPDELGFEPRLERAFHPYP; via the coding sequence ATGCAAGTTCACGTCGTGGGTGACGATCCCGTTCGCGAGGCGGTCGTCGCCGCGCTCGATGACGTCGATATCGGCGTCCGTGACGCCGAGCCGTCGTCCCTCACCGATGCCCGCTTCGCCGTCGTCAGCGACGTCGCCGGCTCGGCGACGTTCGATCGGGCGAACGAGGCCGCCCGTTCGGGCGGAACACCCTGGATCGCCGTCGAGATCGGCGGGATCGGCGGCCACCCGATTCCGGCTGTCGACGCCGCTATTTCGGGGTTCGCTCCCGCCACCGGCTGTTTCGACTGTCTCCGCACGCGGGTTGCGTCGAATCTCGAGGAGCGAGCCGACGCCCCGCAAGCCGATCGCGCTGGGGCACGATTGGCCGGTGCGATCGCCGGTCGGGAGTGCGTTCGCGTCCTCTCGGGCGACGAGCGCTCGATCATCGGACGGGTTCGCGAAGTGCCTCACGCCCGCCGGGAGTTCCTGCCCGTTCCGGGCTGTGTGTGCGCCGATGCGGATCGGGATCGATCGCTCGAGCGCGACGCCGAAACGCTCGCCCTCGACGAAGCGGTCGAACGCGCCGAACGGGCGATCGACGACCGGGTCGGCCCCGTCTCGAGTATCGCCGAGGTGGAGTCGTTCCCGGCCCCCTACTATCTGGCGACCGTGGCGGAGACGACCGCCTACAGCGACGCGAGCGCGCCCCGGCAGGCCGCCGGCGTCGCCGACGACTGGAACGGCGCGCTGATGAAAGCGGTCGGCGAGGGCCTCGAGCGATACTGCGCCGGCGTCTATCGCGACTCGGAGTTCGTCCACGCGAGCGAGGACGACCTCGAGAACGCTGTCGCGCCGACGGCCCTCGTGCGGCCGGCCGACGCACCGGCGTACGACTCCGGCGAGGAACACCGCTGGGTGCCGGGCGAGGCCCTCGAGACCGGCGACCCGACGCACCTGCCCGCCGCGGCGGTCCAGTTCCCCCAGCCGGGCGAGTCGCTGGTCCCGGCGATCACGACCGGGCTGGGGCTGGGCTCCTCGACGGTCGACGCGCTCGTGTCCGGGCTGACCGAGGTGATCGAACGCGACGCGACGATGCTCGCCTGGTACTCGACGTTCGAGCCGCTCGGGCTGTCGGTCGAGACGGACGCCTTCGCGACGCTCGAGCGCCGCGCCCGGAGCGAGGGGCTGTCGGTGACGCCGCTGCTCGTCACGCAGGACATCGACGTGCCCGTCGTCACCGTGGCCGTCCATCGCGAGCCGGACGCGCTCGAGGGCGACGAGCCGATTTCAGCGACTGACGACGCGTGGCCGGACTTCGCGGTCGGCTCGGCGGCCGGCCTCGACGCCGCGGCGGCCGCGACCGCGGCGCTCGAGGAGGCGCTACAGAACTGGATGGAACTGCGCAGTCTCGGCCCCGACGAGGCGGCCGATGCCGGCGGCGCGATCGGGGAGTACGCGTCGTTCCCCAAGCGCGCGCGAGAGTTCGTCGACGCCGACCGGACGATTCCCGTAGCAAGCGTCGGTCCCGACTCCGTCCCGACCGGTCTCGACCGCCTCGAGACGCTGTGTTCGCGGACGGCCGACGCGGGGCTGACGCCGTTTGCGGCGCGCCTGACGACGCGCGACGTCGAATCGATCGGCTTCGAGGCGGTCCGAGTCGTCGTCCCCGGTGCCCAGCCGCTGTTCACCGACGAGCCGTTCTTCGGCGAGCGCGCGCGGACGATACCGGACGAACTGGGCTTCGAACCGCGCCTCGAGCGGGCGTTTCATCCGTATCCCTGA
- the guaB gene encoding IMP dehydrogenase, translated as MANDVPEQEPYSSKLQVPEALTFDDVLLRPKESRVEPDDADLTSNVSKNVEVSVPILSAAMDTVTESGMAISMARHGGLGVLHRNMNIDEMVEEIDRVKSADELIIPLDSVVTADPEMSVREVDERMARQGVGGAPVVNTNGEVLGIISSTDIRPHLEVNEDDPVTEAMTDEVITAHEDIDSREAFEMMYEHKIERVPVVDDENLLVGLVTMQGILQRREYKEAVRDEDGRLRCGVAVSPFEHDRATAADEAGADVLFIDTAHAHNLNVVEGARDIKESVDADVVVGNIGTREAAEDLVGFADGLKVGIGPGSICTTRVVSGSGMPQITAVAQVADVANDHDVPVIADGGIRYSGDAIKAVAAGADAVMLGSYFAGTDEAPGRVVTMNGKKYKQYRGMGSVGAMKSGDSDRYLKDEPDEDDEYVPEGVEAATPYKGTLKSELHQLAGGMQSGMGYVGAETVPEFKERSEFVRVSAAGQAESHAHDVVITDEAPNYSPDGE; from the coding sequence ATGGCGAACGACGTTCCAGAGCAAGAGCCCTATTCTTCGAAACTGCAGGTACCGGAAGCGCTAACGTTCGACGATGTCCTTCTCCGCCCGAAGGAGAGCCGCGTCGAACCCGACGACGCGGACCTCACGTCCAACGTCTCGAAAAACGTCGAGGTCTCGGTCCCGATCCTCTCGGCGGCGATGGACACCGTCACCGAAAGCGGGATGGCGATCTCGATGGCCCGCCACGGCGGCCTCGGCGTCCTCCACCGCAACATGAACATCGACGAGATGGTCGAGGAGATAGACCGCGTCAAGAGCGCCGACGAACTCATCATCCCCCTCGACTCGGTCGTCACCGCCGATCCCGAAATGTCCGTGCGCGAGGTCGACGAGCGAATGGCCCGTCAGGGCGTCGGCGGCGCGCCCGTCGTCAACACCAACGGCGAAGTCCTGGGGATCATCTCGAGTACGGACATCCGACCCCACCTCGAGGTCAACGAGGACGACCCGGTCACGGAGGCGATGACCGACGAGGTCATCACGGCCCACGAGGACATCGACTCCCGCGAGGCCTTCGAGATGATGTACGAGCACAAGATCGAGCGGGTCCCGGTCGTCGACGACGAGAACCTCCTCGTCGGCCTCGTGACGATGCAGGGAATCCTCCAGCGCCGCGAGTACAAGGAGGCCGTCCGCGACGAGGACGGTCGCCTCCGCTGTGGCGTCGCCGTCAGCCCGTTCGAGCACGACCGCGCGACGGCCGCCGACGAGGCCGGTGCCGATGTCCTCTTCATCGACACCGCGCACGCACACAACCTGAACGTCGTCGAGGGCGCTCGAGACATCAAAGAATCCGTCGACGCGGACGTCGTCGTGGGGAACATCGGCACCCGCGAGGCGGCCGAGGATCTGGTCGGCTTCGCGGACGGCCTCAAGGTCGGCATCGGCCCGGGATCCATCTGTACCACCCGCGTCGTCTCCGGGTCCGGCATGCCCCAGATCACGGCCGTCGCCCAGGTTGCAGACGTCGCGAACGACCACGACGTACCGGTGATCGCCGACGGCGGCATCCGCTACTCCGGCGACGCGATCAAGGCGGTTGCCGCCGGCGCTGATGCGGTCATGCTCGGCTCCTACTTCGCCGGCACCGACGAGGCGCCGGGCCGCGTCGTGACGATGAACGGGAAGAAGTACAAGCAGTACCGCGGCATGGGCTCCGTCGGCGCGATGAAGTCCGGCGACAGCGACCGATACCTCAAGGACGAACCCGACGAGGACGACGAGTACGTTCCGGAGGGCGTCGAGGCCGCGACGCCGTACAAGGGGACGCTCAAGTCCGAACTCCACCAGCTCGCCGGCGGCATGCAGTCGGGCATGGGCTACGTCGGCGCGGAAACCGTCCCCGAATTCAAGGAGCGCTCGGAGTTCGTCCGCGTCTCCGCGGCCGGACAGGCCGAGAGCCACGCTCACGACGTCGTCATCACCGACGAGGCGCCGAACTACTCGCCCGACGGCGAGTAG
- the cmk gene encoding (d)CMP kinase produces MATADGSNAEIDTRLFITVSGPPGCGATTLCQRLADAMGCPYVSGGDIFRELADDRDMSLNQLTAEADGSADIDRALDRRLQQIAEKWGMANKPFILESRLAGWLAGERADLRIWLDAPEDVRLERIDERGETDAEMLVREVSEAGRYQSYYEIDIGNQTFYDLHINTARWSKQGVFSLVRTAIEEYDPETDEGAFTTPELDP; encoded by the coding sequence ATGGCCACAGCAGACGGTTCGAACGCGGAGATCGACACGAGACTGTTCATCACCGTTTCCGGGCCGCCGGGCTGCGGGGCGACGACGCTCTGTCAACGCCTCGCCGACGCGATGGGCTGTCCCTACGTCTCCGGCGGCGACATCTTCCGCGAACTCGCCGACGACCGCGATATGAGTCTCAACCAGCTCACCGCGGAGGCCGACGGCTCCGCCGACATCGACCGCGCGCTCGACCGACGGCTCCAGCAGATCGCCGAGAAGTGGGGGATGGCCAACAAACCGTTTATCCTCGAGTCCCGGCTCGCGGGCTGGCTGGCCGGCGAGCGCGCCGACCTGCGGATCTGGCTCGACGCGCCCGAAGACGTCCGCCTCGAGCGGATCGACGAACGCGGCGAAACCGACGCCGAGATGCTCGTCCGCGAGGTGAGCGAAGCCGGCCGCTATCAGTCCTACTACGAGATCGATATCGGCAATCAGACGTTCTACGACCTCCACATCAACACCGCCCGCTGGAGCAAGCAAGGCGTGTTCTCGCTCGTCCGAACGGCCATCGAGGAGTACGATCCCGAAACGGACGAGGGTGCGTTCACGACTCCCGAACTCGATCCCTGA